Below is a genomic region from Gillisia sp. Hel_I_86.
ATTAATTCTTTTAATTAAAATAATAAATACCCGAAAAATGCTTAAAAAAGTCCTCTAAAACTTTTAATTTCGGGTTTGAATATATATTCGACCATCGCTTTACCATTGGCATCATAACATAGATCCCTTAGGAAAATGCCCAATCTATCTCCTCTAAATTCTAAAATATAATCACCAGGAAAGTCCTCGTGATATATTTTATTGCATTCTTGGGCTGCTTCTGATAAAGCTGTAGAATTGGGTTCTAAATTCAACTTTTGAGAAAGTACGGTATTTATCATATTAGAAGAAGAAATCCCTTTTTCTTCTTCGAGAATAGTACTTATTGAAGTACTAGAGTGCTGGCTGAAGCTTTCGGGCGTGGAAATCAACCTATTCCAGAAATTGGATAAAAAGTTAGACCCACCAGCATTCTCTTTTTGAGAATTTTTATTAAATGTTTGAGCAAAAGACGATGAAGATTCATCCTCATTTTCTGTCTCTTGAGACAGCCCTCTATTTAATATATAGTGAGAAACAAAGTTATTTTGATCTAGTGTAAAAGAAATGTCTTTCATAGTTTTAAGCTTTTGATCCGATCAAATATACGAAATAATCGTTAAAGTGCACATTTTTGTTAATTTTTAACATTTTTAACTTTTTTATTGATTTTATATTTAAAAATTTGTAGGAGCGATTACATGGTCTATCCCTAAAATGACTGTCAAAATCACCTTAAAAACTATTATCAATAAGTTTGAAAAGCAATATTTTAACGTACAAAATATTCAGTATCAATCAATGGGGTCTTTTAAAACCTAATTTATTCAGAAAAAATCTTCTTTTTTTGAATGAATAACATCCTTATCTATTTACTGACAAAACCTTATTTCCAAAAATAATACCGATTATCGGCAATCTTCTTAGATGTAGTACAAAGGGATGGATATGTAGCGAGGTTATTAGGTTCAGGCATCAATTCCAAGCTTGGATTTATTTTGGTTACTTCTTTATGCCAATTTTTAATATAAATATTGCCCTATATTTCCACATAAATTTTAGAAATTCCCCAATTGCCATTTTCTTATTATTTATGAAAAATCCAGATACATTAGAATCCCATGGAATATTAATAAAGGCTACTAATGTTATTTTATAGAGATTTATCAGTTATGTTCATCGTAAAATTATAAGGTGTAGTTGGGACGTCCGGTGGAGCAGGCTGGAAACATTTTTTATTAAGCCAAGAAGTTCTCGAATGCGCCCGAACGGACAAAACGAAATATTTCAACTGTTTAAAAATAAACAAAATGAATCCTGAAGATCAAATGCAGTTATCTACTGCCTTTTATTGTTTTGCAGAGGTCAGTAGATAAACACATATCTAATCTAAATAAGATGATTATCCTGTTAATAATCAGTATTTTAATCTTTACCACAATGTCAGTTCGCAGTCGAGAACTCTTCGTCCTCCAAATAAAGGTTTCGACTACGCTCAACCTGACAGATAGCGACATTGATAAATTTTCCAATAGGTGACTATCTACGGACCTCTATTGTTTTAATTTTCTGTAAATAGTTAAGTGCAATGTATAATCATTGATTTTTATAGTTAGTTTAGTCTAAGTTATCACTTCAAATAGTCAAGAACATCGAGGGGAAAATCCACGAGGTATGTCCCGATAATTCAGTAGAAATGGACTTTTAAAAATTTGAAGTGGTCTTTAGGGAGGTAGGCCGTAATGAAGGAATAAAATGTTAAAGCCTTCATGGGTTGGTTATTTTGAAGGCTGTATTTCGAGAATTATATATTTCAAATTTCCACTACATCGGGAATGTGCAAAATCCTTCTTATAATAAAGAGTATAAAACCATCTAAAATAGGAATGGTATTTTTTTATCTAATTTTGCTCCCAGAAGGGATCTGCATATTCTTCTTTTGAACCTGCATCAAAATGGATTTCATCAATTTTTGTGAGTTCTTCTTTAGTGGCCATCTCTTGAATTTCAGTGAACAAAACCCTTTCTTCAAAGCGGATGTGTGCCTCCAGTTCTTCTTCTAAAAGACTTAGGGAATTTTGGGGATCTTCGCGATCGCGGAAAAGGCGTTCAATATGCCGGTGTTCTTTTAAAGCACGTTCTATTAAAGGATGCTCGGCACCTAAAATTGGAAAAATATAATCTTCTTCCAACTTAAAATGAGGTTTGATTTCTTGTAGAAAAAACCAGTCTGCATAAATTTTTAACCTATCAACAGAAATATTTTCTGCAAATCCTTTTCGAATTTTCCACGAAAACAGCAAGCCAAAATGATGTTGGCGGCTAAGTGGCTTTAATGCTTCGTGGCGTTTTATTGGTTTTTTATTATCCATAATTTAGTTTCGATTTAGAGTTTTAAAAATATGGGCCTGATTCTAATTTTCCAGCTAGACTCATAATTTCAATATTTTTTCATCATTTCTTTTATATTGTTGCGAATGGATACAAATCCGTCATGGAAAGGGCAGGGGCGAACTTCCGAACATTCTGCCAATCCCACTCCGCAGGGGTTATAGATCATACTCCCATCAATTGCCTGTATACCTTCTATAAGTTTCATTTTGCTGGCAGGGTCATAAAATAACCTGCCAGTAGACCCTTTTTAGGATTCAAGCACTCCATTTTTGGCAAGTTTTCGCATAATTTTGGCAGTAAAAACTTTTGGGAAATTAACAACTTTAGCTATTTCATTAAGGCTGGACCGCATTCCACTTTTGGATTGTTGGGCTATATATAAGCTCAGATACCGTATTCACAGACTTTTTAGTTTTTTTATAATAATAACTGATGTTACGCACTTAAATACTGAAAACTAGAACTTAATGTTGATAATTGCATAAGATACTGAAAATGAATTTATTATACTTGTGAATATTTTTAATTTTTATATTCGCTTTGGATCATAGACTAAAATTAGAACGTTAAAACAGCTTAAAATGTTACAAAAAGTTAAGAAAAACGAGGTTGTCAACAGCTTTTTTGTTAAAATGGGTGAAATCATCTGAATCCTTGCGTAACATCAGATAATAAAATAAAATTGCACTTTAAGCCAATTTTGGCCTAAAAAAAACAGGGAAACTATTCAGTTCTCTATACATTTATTGAATTTTCTTCGCAGAGGGTTAATGCCTGAAGTTCGCTTAATATGGCTTCCCCTTTATTTTTGTTGTACCATATTTGAAGTTCTGTTTTAAGTTGGTCGTCAACTGCACCCCGGACTTGAATATAGTCATCCACCACTTTGGCCGTGGCATTGGAACGCGGTCCCCAGTGGGCAATTGGCTGTAAATTTTTATCGAGAACGATTAGTTTGGGGATAGAACGTGAACCATTGGTCAAAAAAACATCCATGAGTGCTGGGTTCTCATCGCGCAAAACAATTTTTAATTCCACATTTTCTGAACTTTCAGCAATGTGATTGAAGAAGGGAAGGCTTTGGGCGGCATCCCCACACCAAGGCTCGGTAATGACCAGCCAGATTTGCTTTTCATTGATA
It encodes:
- a CDS encoding hemerythrin domain-containing protein, producing MDNKKPIKRHEALKPLSRQHHFGLLFSWKIRKGFAENISVDRLKIYADWFFLQEIKPHFKLEEDYIFPILGAEHPLIERALKEHRHIERLFRDREDPQNSLSLLEEELEAHIRFEERVLFTEIQEMATKEELTKIDEIHFDAGSKEEYADPFWEQN
- a CDS encoding thioredoxin family protein, with the protein product MEQIIKNSVAKAISYAEYNLLFKQLVTEGRTTGEPTSEKIDYTKLNFSRSKRLDKTIKLLEAQKQCFQDINEKQIWLVITEPWCGDAAQSLPFFNHIAESSENVELKIVLRDENPALMDVFLTNGSRSIPKLIVLDKNLQPIAHWGPRSNATAKVVDDYIQVRGAVDDQLKTELQIWYNKNKGEAILSELQALTLCEENSINV